One window of the Podospora pseudocomata strain CBS 415.72m chromosome 7, whole genome shotgun sequence genome contains the following:
- the ISA2 gene encoding [4Fe-4S] proteins maturation (COG:C; COG:U; BUSCO:EOG09265G5K; EggNog:ENOG503P4Q9) — protein sequence MPPLHCVNPPATASLFIQLSMRRRAIATSPSILDLLLPLPVRSASGPTRAHHSVSTARSRQIPHQSGPSQIAARSPRSSWRPCSPRGNLTRRSFTTTMPRSAATTAPPSGTTRALFNPQTDDDGQEMMLEITPRAAKRLSEIMAKDSNPYLALRIQVESGGCHGFQYLMKLVTLPPSLPSSSATDGAAESTSAIGEDDTIFTFAADGESAPTDLTAPKIILDTPSLELLKGSKVDFTMELIGSQFKIVDNPLATSSCGCGTSFDIKI from the exons ATGCCACCACTGCACTGTGTCAACCCTCCCGCCACCGCGAGTCTCTTTATCCAGCTCAGCATGCGCCGCCGGGCCATCgcgacctccccctccatcctcgatcttctcctccctctgccaGTGCGGAGCGCCTCTGGGCCAACTCGGGCGCATCACTCTGTGTCTACTGCACGCAGTCGCCAAATACCTCACCAATCGGGCCCCAGCCAAATTGCCGCGAGGAGTCCTAGATCATCATGGCGTCCTTGCTCTCCCCGAGGTAATCTCACAAGGCGGAGCTTCACAACCACGATGCCGCGGTctgccgccaccaccgctcccCCAAGCGGTACCACCCGTGCACTCTTCAATCCCCAAACGGACGATGATGGCCAGGAAATGATGTTGGAGATCACTCCGCGCGCAGCCAAG CGTCTCTCCGAGATTATGGCCAAGGACTCAAACCCATACCTCGCCCTTCGTATTCAAGTAGAGTCCGGTGGCTGTCATGGGTTTCAATATTTGATGAAGCTGGtcactcttcctccttcactgccttcctcctcggcaaccgACGGGGCAGCAGAGAGTACATCCGCCATCGGAGAAGATGATACTATCTTTACCTTTGCAGCTGATGGTGAGAGTGCCCCAACTGATTTGACAGCTCCAAAAATCATTCTTGACACTCCTTCTCTTGAGCTTTTAAAGGGGAGTAAGGTGGACTTTACGATGGAACTTATTGGATCGCAGTTTAAAATCGTGGACAATCCTCTCGCTACAAGTAGTTGTGGGTGTGGCACAAGCTTTGACATAAAGATATGA
- the RPS19A gene encoding Protein component of the small (40S) ribosomal subunit (EggNog:ENOG503P1YW; COG:J) has product MPGGVTVRDVDAHKFVGAYAAFLKRQGKLPVPGWVDTVKTGPAKEMPPQDIDWFYVRAAAVARHVYLRKTVGVGRLRRVHGSAKNRGSRPSHHVEASGSVDRKIMQALEKIQVLEQDEEKGGRRITQQGQRDLDRIAQTVAEAEGAEDEDDE; this is encoded by the exons ATGCCTGGAGGAGTCACCGTTCGCGATGTCGAT GCCCACAAGTTCGTCG GCGCCTACGCCGCTTTCTTGAAGCGTCAGGGCAAGCTCCCCGTCCCCGGTTGGGTTGACACCGTCAAAACCGGCCCCGCCAAGGAGATGCCTCCCCAGGACATCGACTGGTTTTACGTCCGTGCCGCTGCCGTCGCTCGTCACGTCTACCTCCGCAAGACCGTTGGTGTcggccgcctccgccgcgtTCACGGCAGCGCCAAGAACCGTGGCTCGCGCCCCTCCCACCACGTAGAGGCCTCCGGCAGCGTTGATCGCAAGATCATGCAGGCTCTTGAGAAGATCCAGGTCCTTgagcaggatgaggagaagggtggCCGCCGCATCACGCAGCAGGGTCAGCGTGATCTTGACC GTATTGCCCAGACCGTTGCTGAGGCTGAGGGtgcggaggatgaggatgacgagtAA
- a CDS encoding hypothetical protein (EggNog:ENOG503PR4R; COG:S), translating into METFSSTSIKLTREALKLSELHIATLNGDLQHVRELLKSTSTSPGGTRKVIEARDRHGTTPLMTAVLYGRLAIAKLLLRYSASRKAQDLQGRVTWEYSRASLFDRKPKIRRIGNHHYSRSRLHKRAKDLVILKPVGGFETFKPGKEGNELLSTTAGFIASATTSPKDVKVEQFAVSGWKPNPGRGPRVLDNVVLTERVRDVIHLHGLKVRASQRDNGNQTALPEHKGRFAACHVEKKLAVWWVMKALKEVFNTSDIERLRELRGADVPNYYREAMLFLDHEPCQDCWDFLHQLKRITGILICVESISFCVTGVSKLYMPEMYQPKGSTDESPIFRLGNPTRRRRQRCTDTETRPSEDDMQLPLIQSETELKGTEDKGVRQPHSRSHGGIYNGTAAPDTTVFPSTDLRPVAKPLNRIQKNIEASSRRICDAADPSNGAVLTFSLPHRPAFKSPVSSPGSEVPGRTQSVDPVSTMGGHSAYFEDDGHESDTESPVAHTSPPQASRQPLLHPIYRSQVSLNLERFTYAGAATSEAPESLLSAQLKKGRVGTIKDNDVDVVGGTNDNGSKPDVRTTRGKPKTSIGRRGKSNPRNRREVRRESSFRSRSTFARAVASRFD; encoded by the exons ATGGAGACGTTCTCTTCGACTTCGATTAAGCTTACTCGGGAGGCGTTGAAGCTCTCAGAACTCCATATTGCGACTCTCAATGGCGACCTTCAACATGTGAGAGAGCTCCTGAAGAGCACCTCCACGTCACCTGGCGGTACAAGAAAAGTTATCGAAGCGCGCGACCGACATGGGACAACACCACTCATGACAGCCGTTCTCTATGGTCGTCTCGCTATTGCGAAGCTCCTGTTGAGATATAGCGCTTCGAGGAAAGCACAAGACCTTCAAGGCCGTGTCACCTGGGAGTACTCGCGCGCTTCATTGTTCGACCGAAAGCCAAAGAT TCGTCGAATTGGCAATCACCACTACTCGCGCAGCCGACTGCACAAGCGTGCCAAGGACCTGGTCATTCTCAAGCCTGTAGGTGGCTTCGAGACATTCAAGCCAGGCAAAGAGGGCAATGAGCTTCTTAGTACAACCGCGGGCTTCATAGCCTCTGCCACCACTTCTCCCAAAGATGTGAAGGTTGAGCAGTTTGCAGTCAGCGGCTGGAAGCCAAATCCAGGCCGTGGTCCTCGGGTTCTTGATAACGTTGTCTTGACAGAGCGGGTTAGGGATGTTATTCACCTCCATGGCCTCAAGGTTCGTGCGTCCCAGCGGGACAACGGCAACCAGACTGCTTTGCCCGAGCATAAGGGCCGATTTGCGGCATGCCATGTTGAGAAAAAGCTCGCCGTCTGGTGGGTAATGAAGGCCCTAAAGGAAGTCTTCAACACGTCAGATATTGAGCGCCTGAGGGAGCTGCGAGGGGCAGATGTCCCCAACTACTACCGGGAGGCTATGCTCTTTCTTGACCACGAGCCGTGCCAAGAT TGCTGGGACTTTTTGCACCAGCTGAAGCGGATCACTGGGATCCTAATATGTGTCGAGTCGATATCATTTTGCGTCACGG GGGTGTCCAAACTGTACATGCCAGAAATGTACCAGCCAAAAGGAAGCACAGATGAGTCGCCCATCTTCCGACTCGGCAATCCAACAAGACGACGAAGACAGCGATGCACGGACACAGAGACTCGGCCATCAGAGGATGACATGCAACTGCCGCTCATTCAATCCGAGACAGAGCTAAAGGGGACTGAAGACAAAGGTGTTCGCCAACCTCATTCTCGTAGCCATGGTGGGATTTACAATGGGACTGCAGCCCCTGATACT ACTGTGTTCCCATCCACAGATCTTAGACCAGTAGCAAAGCCACTGAACAGAATCCAGAAGAACATCGAGGCCTCTTCTAGACGGATCTGTGATGCAGCTGATCCTAGTAATGGAGCAGTCCTTACCTTCTCGCTCCCACACCGACCTGCTTTCAAAAGCCCTGTGTCATCTCCTGGCTCTGAAGTCCCTGGCCGAACGCAGAGTGTTGACCCCGTGTCAACTATGGGCGGGCATTCAGCCTACTTTGAAGATGACGGGCATGAATCCGATACCGAGTCTCCTGTCGCCCATACGAGCCCACCCCAAGCCTCTCGACAGCCACTGCTTCACCCCATTTACCGCTCCCAAGTCTCCCTCAATCTTGAGCGGTTTACATATGCTGGAGCCGCTACTTCAGAGGCGCCGGAATCCTTGCTTTCCGCACAGTTGAAGAAGGGCCGCGTTGGCACCATCAAGGACAACGACGTTGACGTCGTGGGCGGAACCAACGACAATGGAAGTAAGCCTGACGTCCGCACGACCCGTGGCAAGCCCAAGACATCTATAGGTCGAAGGGGGAAATCCAACCCTAGAAATAGAAGGGAAGTTCGGCGGGAATCGAGCTTCAGGTCTAGGAGCACATTCGCAAGAGCAGTTGCTTCTCGGTTTGACTGA
- the RPS14B gene encoding ribosomal 40S subunit protein S14B (EggNog:ENOG503P1VU; COG:J): protein MPPKKVARPAQENISLGPQVREGELVFGVARIFASFNDTFVHVTDLSGRETICRVTGGMKVKADRDESSPYAAMLAAQDVAARCKELGITALHIKIRATGGNGTKTPGPGAQSALRALARSGMKIGRIEDVTPTPSDSTRRKGGRRGRRL, encoded by the exons ATGCCCCCCAAGAAGGTCGCCCGTCCTGCCCAGGAGAACATCTCCCTCGGCCCCCAGGTTCGCGAGGGTGAACTTGTCTTTGGCG TTGCGAGAATCTTCGCCTCGTTCAACGACACCTTCGTCCACGTCACCGATCTGAG TGGCCGCGAAACCATCTGCCGTGTTACCGGTGGTATGAAGGTCAAGGCCGATCGTGATGAGTCCTCTCCCTACGCTGCCATGTTGGCTGCTCAGGACGTTGCGGCCCGCTGCAAGGAGCTTGGCATCACTGCCCTCCACATCAAGATCCGTGCCACTGGTG GTAACGGTACCAAGACTCCCGGCCCCGGTGCCCAGTCCGCTCTCCGTGCCCTTGCCCGCTCCGGCATGAAGATCGGCCGCATTGAGGACGTTACCCCCACTCCCTCCGACTCTACTCGCCGCAAGGGTGGTCGCCGTGGTCGCCGTCTCTAA
- the RPL7 gene encoding 60S ribosomal protein L7 (EggNog:ENOG503NTZQ; BUSCO:EOG09264P3R; COG:J), which produces MAATSVPTQNDILVPETLLKKRKSQEKARAERAAELEKVKAARKEKRGVIFKRAEKYVKEYRDTEREKIRLQRAAKQDGAFHIPAEAKLIFIVRIKGINKIAPKPRKILQLLRLLQINNGVFVRVTKATAEMIKVVEPWVAYGYPNLKSVKELIYKRGYGKVNGQRIALTDNSIVEENLGKYGIICIEDLIHEIVTVGPNFKQAANFLWPFKLSNPNGGFRPRKFKHFIEGGDLGNREEHINALIRQMN; this is translated from the exons ATGGCCGCTAC TTCCGTCCCCACCCAGAACGACATTCTCGTTCCCGAGACTCTCCTGAAGAAGCGCAAGTCGCAGGAGAAGGCCCGCGCTGAGCGCGCtgccgagctcgagaaggtcaaggct GCCCGCAAGGAGAAGCGTGGTGTCATCTTCAAGCGTGCCGAGAAGTACGTTAAGGAGTACCGCGACACTGAGCGCGAGAAGATTCGTCTCCAGCGTGCTGCGAAGCAGGATGGTGCCTTCCACATCCCCGCTGAGGCCAAGTTGATCTTCATTGTCCGCATCAAGGG TATCAACAAGATTGCCCCCAAGCCCCGCAAGATCCTTCAgcttctccgtctcctccagATCAACAACGGTGTCTTCGTCCGCGTCACCAAGGCCACCGCTGAGATGATCAAGGTGGTCGAGCCGTGGGTTGCCTACGGTTACCCTAACCTCAAGAGCGTCAAGGAGCTCATCTACAAGCGCGGATATGGCAAGGTCAACGGCCAGCGCATTGCCCTCACCGATAACAGCATCGTCGAGGAGAACCTTGGCAAGTACGGCATCATCTGTATCGAGGATCTCATCCACGAGATCGTCACCGTCGGCCCCAACTTCAAGCAGGCTGCCAACTTCCTCTGGCCCTTCAAGCTCAGCAACCCCAACGGTGGCTTCCGTCCCCGCAAGTTCAAGCACTTcatcgagggtggtgacCTTGGCAATCGTGAGGAGCATATCAACGCTCTCATCCGCCAGATGAACTAA
- a CDS encoding hypothetical protein (EggNog:ENOG503P0S1; COG:S), giving the protein MVYIPFTQLSAGCCAYHSFLTFLLHFFLVLLFQSAARTSIPFFEQVDRLFSAVSHSFSSTIMVSSLTSLLAWAAVVGASPLVRHRAVDSLNEEATVEAHQRDNGATRAFSNVEIRTSDGKCLFVDELSGDFRANLTPVQIADCGSTDGQGWDVITAGAHIRGDGVALIVSSLTNACLNFDSRRQAGNQLLLFSCGGRADGGGDVTDSQLFDFDGGAGPLSLSPQNEGGNFCATARGNTLDIANCQNGDASQTFTIGGGAPASGNNDGNGGNNDDNNGGNNGGDENAGNGGNGGNGSSGNPSGTSTSSCTKSTRTVTVTPTTTPSAAPAQSTTTAPGAGNGNNNDGNNNGGNNNNNGGNNNNDNGNNNGGGSIPSVNPTEPVPVSRAGGTLQPTAAAQSHQRDEGATRAFSDVTIRAPNNKCLFIDPTAGDFRQNLIPVSLVDCTGSPNEKFDVITAGKHNNNRELAALIVSTLVSDP; this is encoded by the exons ATGGTATATATCCCCTTCACTCAACTTTCAGCGGGGTGTTGTGCATATCATTCATTTCTCACGTTCCTTCTTCATTtctttcttgtccttcttttCCAGTCTGCTGCGCGGACATCCATTCCTTTCTTCGAGCAGGTTGATCGGCTGTTTTCTGCCGTCTCTCATTCATTTTCATCTACAATCATGGTGTCTTCACTCACTTCTTTGCTGGCCTGGGCTGCTGTCGTGGGAGCCTCCCCGCTTGTACGACATCGGGCAGTTGACTCCCTCAATGAAGAGGCCACGGTCGAAGCCCATCAGAGGGACAATGGTGCTACCCGGGCTTTCTCCAACGTTGAGATCCGAACATCAGACGGGAAATGCCTTTTCGTTGACGAGCTGTCTGGAGATTTCCGAGCCAACCTTACTCCTGTTCAGATTGCGGACTGCGGTTCTACTGATGGGCAGGGCTGGGACGTCATCACTGCCGGCGCTCATATCAGAGGCGATGGCGTGGCCCTCATCGTGTCATCCTTGACCAATGCTTGCCTGAACTTTGATTCACGTCGACAAGCCGGGAATCAGCTTCTGCTCTTCTCATGCGGCGGTCGAGCGGATGGAG GGGGTGATGTGACTGACTCTCAGCTGTTTGACTTTGACGGCGGTGCCGGCCCGCTTTCACTGAGCCCTCAGAACGAAGGAGGAAACTTTTGCGCAACCGCAAGGGGGAACACTCTTGACATTGCGAACTGTCAGAATGGAGACGCCAGCCAGACCTTCAccattggtggtggtgccccGGCTAGCGGCAACAACGATGGTAACGGCGGCAACAATGATGACAACAACGGTGGGAACAACGGAGGCGATGAAAATGCTGGCAACGGTGGAAATGGCGGAAATGGTAGTTCTGGTAATCCTAGCGGTACCTCCACCTCGAGCTGTACTAAAAGTACTCGAACAGTAACTGTTACTCCTACGACCACACCTTCAGCTGCCCCTGCCCAGTCAACCACCACTGCCCCTGGTGCCGGGAACGGTAACAACAAcgatggcaacaacaacggcggcaacaacaacaacaacggcggcaacaacaacaatgatAATGGCAATAACAATGGCGGTGGGAGCATCCCCTCGGTCAACCCTACCGAACCTGTGCCCGTGTCTCGTGCCGGCGGTACTCTCCAGCCCACTGCTGCAGCTCAGTCTCATCAGCGGGACGAAGGCGCTACCCGGGCCTTTTCCGATGTCACCATCAGGGCACCAAACAACAAGTGTCTCTTCATCGACCCGACCGCTGGCGACTTTCGACAGAATTTGATTCCTGTCTCGCTTGTGGACTGTACAGGTAGCCCGAACGAGAAGTTTGATGTTATTACCGCTGGTAAACATAACAACAACCGGGAACTTGCTGCTTTGATCGTGAGCACTCTGGTAAGTGATCCCTAA